Proteins from one Mercurialis annua linkage group LG7, ddMerAnnu1.2, whole genome shotgun sequence genomic window:
- the LOC126655667 gene encoding LRR receptor-like serine/threonine-protein kinase HSL2 — MVPLNSLLLLYLLSFSFSLAVSLAGDSEILIRVKNAQLDDPDGKLSDWVVSRTDPSSPCKWTGVTCDSVNHTVVGIDLSGFNISGGFPSGFCRILSLKHLTLADNNFNGSLDSRTLSLCSHLHVLNLSANLFVGELPEFPPEFVDLRVLDLSSNNLSGDIPVSLGTLKSLEVLSLTQNILNGTFPGFVGNLTELTRLELAYNPFKPSPLPKEIGKLTKLQNLFLVSTNLNGEIPESIGGLVSLTNLDLSGNFLTGKIPDTISGLKNIIQIELFNNQLSGELPESLSNLSTLLKFDASQNNLTGNLHEKIAALQLESLFLNDNYFTGEIPESLALNRNLLELHLFNNSFTGKLPSNLGRYSDLYDIDVSTNEFTGEFPKYFCHRKKLERVIAFNNHFSGNLAESLGDCSSLNYVRIANNQISGPVPENFWGFKNLGFLELSNNKFDGPIARSISNAKDLTRLLLTNNKFSGKLPAEVCELRELLEISLSRNRFLDELPLCITELKKLQKLDLQGNMFSGEIPSSVSSWSYLTELNLSRNQFSGKIPSELGNLPVLNYLDLAENSLTGEVPVELTKLKLVQFNVSDNKLSGKVPVAFSSGFYLSGLTGNPSLCSPVLKPFPSCSKSKPVTLYIVVVLAICVIILVGSLLWFFRAKSVFRRNPKKLYKVTTFQRVGFNEEDIFPYLTKENLIGSGGSGQVYKVNLKTGQTVAVKRLWGSLNAQKPESEAVFRSEVETLGRVRHGNIVKLLMCCSGEEFRILVYEYMENGSLGDLLHGEKCGGLLDWKERYTVAVGAAQGLAYLHHDCVPPILHRDVKSNNILLDGEMRAHVADFGLAKALHKEGVEGGGIMSRIAGSYGYIAPEYGYTLKVTEKSDVYSFGVVLLELITGKRPNDSCFGENKDVVKWVTEVTLSASSSPEDGSENGGNTCYKDLGAIIDSKMNTSTFDYEEIEKVLNVALLCTSAFPITRPSMRRVVELLKDQKLGRSK, encoded by the exons ATGGTGCCCTTGAACTCTCTTCTACTACTCTATCTTCTCTCGTTCTCGTTTTCTTTGGCTGTTTCCCTCGCCGGAGACTCTGAGATACTCATCCGAGTCAAGAATGCTCAACTAGACGACCCGGATGGTAAACTCAGTGACTGGGTAGTTTCAAGAACTGACCCAAGTAGTCCTTGTAAGTGGACTGGTGTTACTTGTGACTCAGTGAATCATACTGTTGTTGGTATTGATCTGTCGGGGTTTAATATCTCCGGTGGTTTTCCGTCTGGGTTTTGTCGGATACTGTCACTGAAGCATCTGACTCTTGCTGACAATAATTTCAATGGAAGCTTGGATTCTCGTACTTTGTCTTTATGTTCACACTTACATGTCTTGAATCTCTCTGCCAACTTATTCGTCGGAGAATTGCCTGAGTTCCCACCGGAGTTTGTTGATTTACGTGTTCTTGATCTCTCCAGCAATAATCTCTCCGGTGATATTCCGGTCAGTTTGGGTACTCTCAAGTCTCTGGAAGTGCTGAGTCTGACTCAGAATATTCTCAACGGCACATTCCCAGGATTTGTGGGCAATCTGACCGAGTTAACTCGTTTAGAACTCGCTTATAATCCGTTCAAGCCGAGCCCTTTACCTAAAGAAATTGGAAAATTAACAAAGCTGCAGAATTTATTTCTTGTTTCAACCAATCTAAACGGTGAAATTCCTGAGTCAATCGGGGGACTCGTTTCGTTGACTAATCTTGACCTGTCGGGAAATTTCCTCACCGGTAAGATTCCTGACACTATTTCAGGATTGAAAAACATAATCCAAATTGAGCTTTTTAACAACCAATTATCTGGCGAGTTACCCGAAAGTTTATCAAATTTAAGTACTCTACTTAAATTCGACGCTTCACAGAACAATCTGACAGGAAATTTGCATGAAAAGATCGCAGCTTTGCAGTTAGAATCATTGTTTCTGAACGATAATTACTTCACCGGAGAAATCCCAGAAAGCTTGGCTTTGAATCGGAATCTGTTAGAATTACATCTCTTCAACAACAGTTTCACCGGAAAATTACCATCAAATCTCGGAAGGTACTCAGATTTATATGATATTGATGTTTCTACTAATGAATTTACCGGAGAATTTCCAAAGTATTTTTGTCACAGGAAAAAACTTGAACGAGTTATAGCTTTTAATAATCATTTCTCTGGTAATTTGGCCGAGTCATTGGGTGATTGTAGCAGTTTAAACTATGTCAGGATTGCTAATAATCAGATTTCAGGTCCGGTCCCGGAAAATTTCTGGGGTTTTAAGAATCTTGGTTTTCTTGAATTATCCAATAATAAATTTGATGGTCCAATAGCTAGATCGATCTCTAATGCTAAAGACTTGACTCGGCTTCTACTCACTAATAACAAATTTTCCGGAAAATTACCGGCGGAAGTTTGCGAACTGCGTGAGCTTTTGGAGATCAGTTTGAGCCGGAATCGGTTTCTTGATGAGTTGCCGTTATGCATAACTGAGTTGAAGAAATTGCAGAAGCTGGACTTGCAAGGAAATATGTTTTCAGGGGAGATTCCGAGTTCAGTGAGTTCTTGGAGTTATTTGACGGAGTTAAACTTGTCGAGGAATCAATTCTCCGGCAAGATTCCATCAGAACTTGGTAACTTACCGGTTTTGAATTATCTTGATCTCGCTGAGAATTCGCTTACGGGTGAAGTTCCTGTGGAGTTGACCAAGTTGAAGCTTGTTCAGTTCAATGTCTCTGATAATAAATTGTCTGGAAAAGTACCTGTAGCTTTCAGTAGCGGGTTTTATCTCTCTGGTTTAACGGGTAACCCGAGTCTCTGTAGTCCGGTTTTGAAACCATTTCCGTCATGCTCCAAATCGAAACCTGTCACTCTGTACATAGTAGTCGTTTTAGCCATATGTGTGATAATTCTTGTTGGGTCATTGCTATGGTTCTTCAGAGCCAAGTCAGTATTCCGGAGGAACccgaaaaaattatataaagtaACTACATTCCAGCGGGTCGGGTTCAACGAAGAAGACATATTTCCTTACTTGACAAAAGAAAATCTAATCGGGTCGGGTGGTTCAGGACAAGTCTACAAAGTGAATCTCAAAACAGGACAGACAGTGGCAGTCAAGAGACTATGGGGATCATTAAATGCACAGAAACCTGAATCCGAAGCGGTTTTCCGGTCAGAAGTCGAGACATTAGGCCGAGTTCGTCATGGAAATATCGTAAAATTGCTGATGTGTTGCAGTGGAGAGGAGTTCAGAATTTTGGTTTATGAGTATATGGAGAATGGCAGCTTAGGAGACTTATTACATGGGGAGAAATGTGGCGGATTGCTAGACTGGAAAGAGCGGTATACGGTGGCGGTCGGAGCGGCCCAAGGATTAGCTTacttgcatcatgattgtgttCCGCCAATTTTGCATAGAGATGTGAAGAGTAATAATATTCTGTTGGATGGTGAGATGAGAGCTCATGTTGCTGATTTTGGGTTGGCTAAGGCATTGCATAAAGAGGGTGTTGAAGGTGGTGGTATAATGTCTCGTATTGCCGGATCTTATGGTTACATTGCTCCAG AATATGGCTACACGCTTAAAGTGACGGAGAAGAGCGATGTGTACAGTTTTGGTGTAGTGTTACTAGAATTGATCACAGGCAAAAGGCCTAATGACTCGTGCTTCGGTGAGAATAAGGATGTAGTGAAATGGGTGACCGAGGTTACTTTATCAGCATCATCATCGCCCGAAGACGGAAGTGAAAATGGCGGCAACACTTGCTACAAAGATTTAGGAGCGATAATCGATTCAAAGATGAACACATCTACATTTGATTATGAAGAAATTGAGAAGGTTTTGAATGTAGCTCTTCTTTGCACTTCTGCATTTCCCATTACGAGACCTTCGATGAGAAGAGTCGTTGAATTACTCAAGGATCAAAAACTAGGCCGTTCTAAATAA
- the LOC126657363 gene encoding malate dehydrogenase, glyoxysomal-like, translated as MHPFTSEANQRIARIASHINPPDPQMEGICGVQRENCRAKGGAAGFKVAILGAAGGIGQPLAMLMKMNPLVSVLHLYDVANTPGVTADISHMDTGAVVRGFLGQQQLEDALTGMDLVIIPAGVPRKPGMTRDDLFNINAGIVRTLSEGIAKWCPRAIVNIISNPVNSTVPIAAEVFKKAGTFDPKRVLGVTMLDVVRANTFVAEVLGLDPREVDVPVVGGHAGVTILPLLSQVKPSCSFTPKEIDYLTDRIQNGGTEVVEAKAGTGSATLSMAYAAVKFADACLRGMRGDAGVIQCAYVASQVTELPFFASKVRLGRTGVEEIFPLGPLNEYERTGLEKAKKELGASIQKGVSFVRK; from the exons ATGCATCCTTTTACTTCAGAAGCTAATCAACGGATTGCAAGAATCGCATCCCATATTAACCCCCCTGATCCCCAG ATGGAGGGGATTTGTGGGGTTCAGAGGGAGAATTGCAGGGCAAAAGGAGGGGCAGCAGGGTTCAAGGTGGCTATATTGGGAGCAGCAGGTGGAATTGGACAACCGTTGGCTATGTTGATGAAGATGAATCCACTTGTTTCAGTTCTTCATTTGTATGATGTTGCTAATACTCCTGGTGTTACTGCTGATATTAGCCACATGGACACTGGAGCTGTG GTACGTGGTTTCCTAGGCCAACAGCAACTGGAGGATGCCCTTACAGGGATGGATCTTGTGATCATTCCTGCCGGTGTTCCTAGAAAACCAGGAATGACAAGAGATGATCTGTTCAACATTAATGCCGGAATAGTTAGGACCCTGAGTGAAGGAATTGCCAAGTGGTGCCCGCGAGCTATTGTCAATATTATCAGTAATCCTGTTAACTCCACAGTTCCAATTGCTGCAGAAGTTTTCAAGAAAGCTGGCACCTTTGATCCAAAAAGAGTTTTAGGAGTCACAATGCTTGATGTTGTCAGAGCCAATACTTTTGTG GCAGAAGTTTTGGGCCTCGACCCTAGGGAAGTTGATGTTCCAGTCGTCGGGGGTCATGCTGGAGTTACTATCCTACCTCTTCTATCTCAG GTTAAACCTTCATGCTCATTCACGCCAAAAGAAATTGACTACTTGACGGATCGTATTCAAAATGGTGGAACAGAAGTTGTCGAG GCAAAAGCTGGAACCGGTTCTGCAACACTCTCTATG GCATATGCAGCTGTTAAATTTGCAGATGCGTGTCTTCGGGGCATGAGGGGAGATGCTGGCGTTATTCAATGTGCATATGTGGCTTCTCAG GTAACCGAACTTCCTTTCTTCGCGTCCAAGGTACGTCTTGGCCGCACTGGTGTTGAAGAAATCTTTCCACTCGGCCCCCTCAATGAGTATGAAAG GACTGGATTGGAGAAAGCAAAGAAAGAATTAGGGGCAAGTATTCAGAAGGGGGTTTCTTTTGTCCGGAAATGA